GGATCAAGCGACCATGACCATTTATATGTACCATCTACATTTAAAGTGTTCCGGAAGTAGTTTAAAAAATGCACCTGTTCCTTTTCTAACATTTTTGGCAGGCCTGCAATTGTACCCCAACAACTGCTTCTTCTTTTTGCTGTCATTGGGCGTGACACTCCTCCATCGAGGCCATGAATGGCTTTAATCACCAAAGCCCATATGCTTTCAGGCTGATGTCTGAAACGCCACCACCATTTTCCCAAAAGATCAAGATTTTGTGCCTTTAGGCTGCCAACACCGAGCCCACCTCTTTGTTTAGCTGCGAGGATCATGTCCCATGCGACCTATGCCATTTTCTTTGATTCCATGCAACCTCCCCAAAAAACCTCATCCGAATTCTTTCAAGAATTTTAATCACCCTTGCAGGGGCCTTGTATATAGAGAAGTAGAATGAGCTAAGGCTACTTAGAACAGCTTTGCATAGGGTCAATCTACCCCCGAACGACAAGGTGGAAGCTTTCCATCGAGATAATTTCGCCTGAAATTTTTCAATGATCGGTTTCCAATTTGATTCTCGAGCCATAGAAGCACCTACTGGAAGACCAAGGTAGGAAAATGGGAGAGAGCCAATCGAACAATTGAAGCTACGGGCCACTAATTCTAGCTCACAATTTTGTACACCAAACCCATACAATTTGCTTTTTGACATATTAATCGTAAGCCCCGATGACAGTTCAAAACATCTTAGAATTCTGATCAGGTTTTTCGTGCTTTCCAATGACCGTGATCCCATAAATGTTACGTCATCAGCGTATTGGAGGTGGGAGATTATTGGGCCACGGTGAGGGAGCTGGATTCCTTTAAAAACTCCCTTTTCTTTCGCCAATTCTAATGCAACATGAAGTTCTTCAGCTGCGATGATGAACAAGAACGGGGATAATGGATCCCCCTGCCGAACACCACgcttccctttccttttttttctttttgcatcCATGCGGCACTAACTTTTTGTTCTTTAATGTCAACTTATTTTTGTAGATTTTTTAAAGATATTACTTCTTTTCCTATTTAAAAATATGTCAAAACCCATATGTTTTAATAACGTTTACCGATAATAGACACGGATATTTTTTTGTTGCTAGTCACGCACGATCAAAACTCATATGTTTGATCTATTAATAAAAGATATACTGTTATATctattactagtttataacccgtgggaactacggttataaaataatttaaattttcatagtaaaaattcataaattattTAACAATTactttaaataaatcattaattatgaGATATACcaaatttttaaagttattataactttaaatttaacatataattaaaaaaagtaaatttgaattttaaagtGTTGCCTAATATATATCTCTTTGACATGTGATATTGTATTAATCAAGAGTTGTATTAAAGTAACACATGTCAAatggagattaaaactattcatttattagaatagagattagttatatttaaaataaagttttccatttaattttcttattttataGGTATTTAGATCTTAACTTCTGTTGCTTTCGATTTTATGTTTTAATCATTGTGTTGTAATCCGTTGGTTCATGCTTGTTTTTTTTATGTCGATTTCGATGTATACAACAACTACCATTTTAATTCGATTCGTAATCAGTGTTCTCTACTAAATTCGATTCCTAATCAATGTTCTCTTCTTGATATGTGTGATGGTACAGTTTAATATGTTAAATAAAAACACGTCGCCGCCAAGAAAAGTAGCCATCTGATATTTGTTGGCGTATTATTTGTCCAAAGAGATTTAATATCTTCCATGCATATATACGTTATTGTAAAATTCATGGTAGATTTAATATCTTCAGGTAGAAAACATGGAGTTCTCTCTCCCGTTTTCAACGAGCATAGCAACAGtcttttttgttgtttttctATATGTATACTAGGTTTCTTTGTTTATATATCTTCGATTTACCTCGTAACTTGACGTGGCCATAGTTATTGTGGGGGTGTATGGACCACATGTGAAAGTGGGTGACActttaaatattacataaaaaaaatattattaaaaaattagAACATGGCCCTCAATTATATGACTTAACGATTTTTATCAGTCTTCTTTGTCTTCTAACCTAACCGCCAGCTCTTCTTTCACTGCCCTGGCTCACCATTTTTGCAAAGGCAAACTCAGTTTATATTTGTTGACTAATTAATTTAGCTGATGCTAAGGTAATTATCAGTAATTGAGATTATTAATTGATATTTTTACCTTTTAGGTACCTTATAAATACCtaccattttataaaaaatttcacaCAATTTCTCTTCTCTCTACGTACTTTCAATTgtcttcaaaaaaaaatatggGCCCTTTTGACTCGTCCGATGATTCAGATGACGATATTTTCTTCAGGATGATGTATCATTATTACACTACCGACCTGCTATAACCAGACTCAGCCCCATTACTAACAAGACGTGTGATGTTAAACAAAAATCGCGAGCAAGGACACGAAATCTATATCGTGATTATTTTGCGGAAAATTGTGTATACGGGTCGAATGACTTCAAAAGAAGATTCCGTTTGAGTAGCAATGTGTTCCTACGGATCGCCAACGCCTTGGAAAGCCGACATCGCTTCTTTAGTATacttttatacaaaataaataaaaatcaagtACATGTTTCTTTAATTTTACAGCATATGCAATATATTTTTAAACTGTAGTTAATTTATGTTTAGGTATGAATTTTTTTAATTGAGATATGATGCTAGAGGTAGATGAGGGTTTATAATGTTATAGAAATGTGTTGCGGCCATTCTTTGATGGCTATATGGGAGTCACCCGACACCATGGACGACTATATGAGAATGTTCGAAAGAACCGCAAGGGAGAGTTTGTATACATTGTCAAGGGGTGTTGTCGAAACATTTGGAGACGTGTATTTGCGGAAACCTTCGTTGCATGATTTGCAAGAATTGTATATGGTGCAGGAAGAACGCCATAGGCTTCCTAGAATGATCGGAAGCATTGATTGCACACACTAAAAATGGAAAAATTGTCCGGTAGCATGGAAAGGGGAATACACAAGTGATCATCACGGATCACCTTCATTGGTTTTAGAGGCTGTTGCTTCtcaagatttatggatttggcATGCATTTTTTGGGGTTGCTGGTTCCAACAACGACATCAACGTTCTTGATCAGTTGTCAATATTCGAAGATCTTTTGAATGGAAAGGACTCGGATGCTCCTTTCACGATGAATGGAAacgaatacaaatatgggtattacCTTACAGATGGATTATATCCTCAGTATTCCACATTCGTGAAGGAATTCCGCCACCCGGTTGAAGAACGAGAAATTTTTTTAAAGAGAAGACAAGAAAGAGCACATAAGGATGTGGAACGTACTTTTGGAGTGTTGAGGCAAAGTGGTATATAGTTTAACATGCAGCACGACCATTGGATTTAGAAACTCTACGATATATcgtgtatgcatgtatcataatgcataacatggtaGTAGAAGATAAATGGCGAAATATTGCACACTATATTCCAACTGAGCCCAGACACGTTCAGTTTCAACCAGGAACAGCAGAGTATTTGCATCGAGTTGTTGACATTCAGGACGCAAATAAACACAGACAATTTCGAGAAGACTTGGCAGATTATGTCTTCTATGGTAACAATAACGATAACGAATAGCGTttagttttaaaaaatatatatatatatattttttaaagaaTAGCGTTGTATTTTTTTTGGAATTTGGATGTTATGTGTAATTTAATTTCTATGTtaattttaatctttaaaaattgtttttattatatgttatttataatttttaaacattatgttttatttattatgttatatttaaaaaatatttgtctaaattaaaaaaaaaattcgaaaaaaaaattataaaatggaAAAAAGTTGGTGTTATAACAAGATGCAACATGGTGACCATTTCCCTATTTAGTATTATAACACCATTGGTGATGTAGCATGTGAGGTGGCACCAAAATGATGTGACATCTAGTTGCTCACACTCAATACTCTTATTGTTATATGCTAACCCACCCACAAGAAACCATGGTTTTGGTTGTTTGCATTTTACATTGTTAATTGTTAGcttttttatgattatttaatttattattgttgCTAGGTTTTAATTGGTAATGCCTGGAGTTCTGCTTCATATCTCTGGAATGATTAGCGTGAAATGACGTACCATTATTCAAGACCCAGGATTCTATTGCGTTTACAACCGAATAAATGAGCATGTCATCTTTATAATTTTCCTCTATATTCATCCCCTTGTGGCCTTTATAAGCCATGCGCATTGCATACTAGTTTTCGACATGATCATTCTCTATGCAGTTCCAACAGGTCACGTCCCTCATGATGTTCTATCCACCTCTCCTTCTCGATTTTTATCTTCCACTACCCCCCCCACATCTTCTATTGGACCCCATTCCCCTATTGGATGCTTCTCTAGCATTTCGCCTGCATACATCCTCACCAAGGATTAAATCGTCTATGCTTTCGAATGGGTTAAACCTCCGTGTCTCCTTGAGAGCCATACCGGGGATGCTCATCAATAATATCCTAGTGATTACATGTGACGACTCATCTAATTCCTAATGCGATGCTCCAGTTGTCACCCTTGACGGTATCAGAACATCTTTTCGTAGTCAGAACTCTAGTAGATAGACAATGAAGAGGTATTGAGGTAATATTGATATTATTGTTGACTTAAGATTATTACTACTGGCTCTCTAGTTGCTAACCTTATGTCCAAAATCAGTATCTATTGAGGTATCCTCTTTCATAGTGCTACGTGAATTGTTTATATAGCGTCTAGGGATATAATCTAAATGGTTAGCCTAGCATTTGATAAGGGGATAAAATGTATCTAAATGCATTTATTGTGATAAAAGTGTACTTAATTTCCATGTGTACCTAAATGAATGTGTATCATATGCAATGCCCATACacacacaatttttttttattttaaaaggtttaagttgaaaatcattttgaacataattataataaaatCGTTTCTAGTTTAACATTAATTTTCTTTAATTAAGCATATGTGGCCAGGAAATACCTAATTAAAGTCCAATAATGCTTACTCGACTTAGTCATAGCAGTTGTATGTTAGTATTTTGAAAtacattttgaattttttttgctaTAGTTTGTGTTATTCAAAGGAAAACCAATATTTTATATAACTGTCAGCTCTGATACCATTCTCTGTCACATCCTGCTGAAGCGGAAACATTGGACACAACAGTACAAAGGGTCTCAtagaaaaaattaaaagaaaacaccaaccatagtattaaaaaacaTTGCAATTTACAATGACTTTGAACAACTTTTGAAAGAAACTATgcaacactcaaaagttttaacCAATAGAAACTTAATGTCACATTTCTCAAAACCACAATTGTCTCAAATGTCAAACACAATTCAACAAAATAACTGATagtatcccagaatcctcaaacatAGCCTCGAacaagtgtgtacaatcaagtcgacgtcttcccgcgatcctaagaagtacctgaaacacataaaacacaacacaataagcacgaagcttagtgagttccccaaaataccacatacataaataagaagcatctcatggctataactcggcttggaccctccggtctcatgcgTCTCGGTGAGGATCCTCCGGTCTTACGGCTTGGTGTGGACCCTCCAGTCATGTGTCTTAGTGAGGAACCTCCGGTCTCACAGATcaggttggaccctccagtcctatatctcagtgaagaccctatGGTCTCAccactcggtttggaccctccggtcctaacgcAATAAAGCACAGaataatataacatatatcacaaagacaaaatgcataatattacATAACTCAGTATAAACAGATAGGACCATCCGgtcgataactcaaataagaccctccggtcgcacAGTATTATCGCTCTGGtaagtacagtgagaagactcacatcgcaAGTAAGCAAGTAGATTTAGTACCCCACGAATAGTCTAGACTTCGCGTACATAATTTAATTATCTCTAATAAGCAATAATAAGCAATTTGTATTAACCACTCTGAGATGCTGAGCTAACTCCTCCACTAAATCTCAAAAGGGTGAAAATgtcattttacccctccatggtctccaaggtccacagttgaccaaaccctaaaagtcaacgctCAAGTCAACAGTCGATGTCGACAAAACTTGTCGAGTGCATTTATGCGAGTCGTCGAGTTGATTCGCTTTCTCTGAAGTATcgggaaaatccaactcaactcgtcgaattGTCttatcaactcgccaagttgtggCGCATCCAGTATATCGGCGAAAAACCTAGCTAGCTCATGCACTCGTCAAGTCCCTCTAGACCAATTCTCATTCAGGTGATTCTAAGCTGAAATAATGTCGCAAACTCTAAgtctagcctcccaaggctgaaataccatgtaaagctgcaagctttacttccatgcatggcatctagaGCTCAAAATGCCAAAAAAATCTCTATATAGGGTTTAATGCTTAAAAACATGCCACCAGcttgataaagtttggatctttggGCTCAAGGGACTACATGTGGTGTAGATCTAAAGTCTCAACTTCCATGGCAAGCTCAAACACTCTAGAACTCAAAGAAGGAcggaaaaagccctaaaactccctaGAAAGAGATCTAACAAAATAAATGATCAATATGGTAGTTTTTAACCTCTAAACAACAGCTAACACTGAAGAACACTAGATCCATAACTCCCTCCTCATTCCAAACCTTGTTGCTCTCCAACCTCCTTCCAAAAGTGCACAAGAATACCCAAGTTTAATCTTTCTCTATCTTACAACGAATGAAGCTTGATTTGGGTTTCTCATATAGTCCTAAGGtgaaaagtgttggattagtgtctaagtccataactattttggtatgtacttgagccgatggtgcatggtccttttgggttgccttcaccaaagcaacttgataggataaattatggagagagaggattaattatgatttattaatatattatgagaataatatattaaaggagaaatcatattgtttaactaatattagtcaagaattaataagaattaagtttgtggctaaaagacattaattaaacttaagggactagaactgtcaattgtgtgatagttgaatattgggctaagggactccatattagaggggtggacgaattctatggggaagcccattagaaatcgtcctaggcctttaaggagggagtacatgggttgcttagggcttaagcacccaaattagggtttccttgttagataaccctaatagcctcattatttaaaggacccttgagcctcaaaaacgtggtgacttgttccttagggttttcacacgttttgggcagcctcctttctccttattcttcatactcttgctcttggtgtttgtgaaccattagaggactgatatttgtgactctaagctttctaaagtcattacaaggaggatttgagatttttattgctacatatcaatcaaggtaatatctaaaccccagtcataagttaatttgattaattgtatgctagatctagggtttaaagtcttggaagAATTacgtgtacaatagagaaacctagatccaagcattagggtttgtatgagcacatagtatGTTCTTATGGtcgaaacccatcagtggtatcagagccttgattggtttctattctATTGATTCATAttgatcgaaatcagcactgaaaatcgaatttttttgcttctgagtgtttgactcgccgattcacttggtgaactcgccgagtcagctgtactcgacgagtctaggtcCAGAATCGACGAGTCAAAGCGTCTGACAGCTCAtattcgcgattttcttcctgttttggctttggataattaccataaacatgtttttgttataaaatccgaattttattaatATTTGGTGATTGTctttaccaaaatagaagataattttcataatttagataatcacttgttttattatataaagtttgattatttgtaatttagatttgaattatcttgtgaaaaagtttcaaattttcccctttaggttttatagtttaaatttgaacttaaaagttttgtttttaaaatttaaatagttgaaaacctagtgttttgaaatgtttcaaaacatgccctcaagtttttggaatttaaaagtttaatttggaaatgttaaattctaaaaccaaaatattgttttgaaaagttcaaatcacacccttaaggttttattaattaattaaagtgtataattaaaagaggtttaataaatccataaagttttggttcacaatttaattgaattaaaagtataattgttaaatttgaccacctagtattttaaaagtgtaaaatacaccctatactatatataacattaaaagtctaactttatatatatgtatgagtaaaagtcagtcttaccgttagtaggcctcattcacaaagctggtctataaggggtgtttaaggaaattgcctataaaatggcgattgaatgggtgtcaACTCTTACCCGCCGCACTCtgtactagtgaagggtcgttagctaaacgggtaggatgggacagaaaccttccattataagtataatgaagtaaaaaagtaactaaatgttttacaaattcccaatcttagttactttaggcaaacgtgaattgatgcaattccatgaaattacactttgtactcttgcgaagacgttagtggagcgtgtgtggttaaccggcacactaaatggttctaaggaaaggtagcaaagggtgtcttaatgtttttcatagttcggtggagcgtgtgtggttaaccaacacatcgaataggtgactgtaacatgtgggggcaccatgtaagtttgcatggttattcacaccctgttttgtgatcctcggcatcccagtcacaaatcgaggagcatatcgagatttaaacatgccattgaaaagttcaatgaatctcaaaggatctaggagttttcaaagcatttaaaacttaatccgtttttcgtttttcatggtggaaaattagtgaatcgtcattcacttacctttaaatattgtgcaactagattacgacatcccttttctagattgtagcgtattgtgttgggtcctagccttaatatctcatttgggtgatttattaaggactcaatcaatcaactaacttgaattagttttctcccattttgtagatgtcaaagtgtgacaactatggtattcccaaatcccgtggaacaaactttccacatgaagatgatattccacgattcgatcaaggaacaagagatcatgcttcacttcctccacctcatccaattattctccctaatccacaagttcgaacgcttgaaaagttcaagctcactcaagcccttttggcaactaaacatgaagatggaaagtcggtgtgtgcacacgtcctagagatgaagtcacacattgataggttaagaatgttgggatccgttgtctgtgaggagctggctgttgaccgggttcttcagtcacttcctaactcgtatagtgagttcgtaagagagtaatatatgatgaaccatgacgtgaccctcatcgatctcacctatatgcttattgctgctgaatcaacaatgatttggcgcactggaaaagcaaagttgattggtgaatctgccttccagacctctatggatataggcaatggcaacgaaaggcatgccatgatcgaaaattttgatcataagagaaaggaaaagtttgaagtagttccgtatgctgttccaaaagagtcaatttgcttttattgccaagagaaagggcattggagatgaagctgccctatttacctaagagatctaagagatgggagagtcaaaacatatggctctactttaggtaaaatccattaactaactcttttaagttcctattctagattcttaatacatgatgtaataagattacattttgatgttttataggatcgaagaaaagagaggaaacttaagggaagaagtaagcggaatttaatcatgaagaaatggatttcgatcacattacttgaagattgggttcttgagctactacttagagttagaataagattgctaagaaatatgtatcaacatagtttttcaatgaattgcattgtaaggataaatttttccgcaataatataaattttgattttatattatttatttatccttgcaatgacgtgtatgaaaaattgatgtttgaatatttctattattaggaataatggatttgattcttaattatgttatttgtggaaatgtcgagaatttaccaaatacggagagtttttcatcgcccaagtttcaattggacagaaacttggaatcatgcaacttcattgcatgatgaatgagaaatttcatatttggaaattagactaattcgttgacaaagtgtcaagtgaaggacttggagatcgagtacacaaagttgtgtgttgatcaaatccaccacaagagtaacaaagatattcatcatgatttactaaaggtttagtaaatatgattatacttataagattaagtgtaattctgaattgattgaaggAGTTTAAATCAATACCAGAACGAATAAGGGgaatcaaataggcagaaagataaaagtttctctattctaagaagaagggagagtaccttttattatgtattatgataagtcttaatgatcaagaaccatatctcaattgatcctctaagtgagtcttagtacaattgtatgtctaagaagaggaatcaagaattgaagaaatggttaaaatcaagaagtcaacatactttgttccaaaacaagtcttagagttaagattgtgacattaagtgcgaagtcttaagaaggtttataacattcgtcaaatgtggaaagttgtgatgtcttggataagacaaagaccaactaggaccaattttatgaagtgttttgtcttgataaaagctacactaactcttgaatatttgtttgtcgagaaatgtttattgacaagagaattttatatgtcaaggagtcagtggaagtcttaatggtcttgaaaggtttcaagaacaaatcaaaataaaccttatcactagcacatgacttgaggtttacaacctatcgtgttgactctatcttgtttctgtgaccgttccaattgagttaattatgcatgtgagttctatgagttctcatttaaaCGCATAAAAgtcaagcaccttgatcaatgaa
The genomic region above belongs to Lactuca sativa cultivar Salinas chromosome 4, Lsat_Salinas_v11, whole genome shotgun sequence and contains:
- the LOC111912910 gene encoding uncharacterized protein LOC111912910, with the translated sequence MAIWESPDTMDDYMRMFERTARETWKGEYTSDHHGSPSLVLEAVASQDLWIWHAFFGVAGSNNDINVLDQLSIFEDLLNGKDSDAPFTMNGNEYKYGYYLTDGLYPQYSTFVKEFRHPVEEREIFLKRRQERAHKDVERTFGVLRQSVEDKWRNIAHYIPTEPRHVQFQPGTAEYLHRVVDIQDANKHRQFREDLADYVFYGNNNDNE